The Qipengyuania oceanensis genome includes the window GGCGACCTTCATGATCCGTCCCGCCAGGACCGGGCGGAAATCCTCCTTCTCGCCCGCCAGCACTTCCTCGAAATCCGGCCGGGGGACCGGGCTGATCGTCTCGAAACTGCGCATGTGCGAGAAGCGGCGATCGCTCGCCAGCAGGCGATGCATCCGGGTAGTCCCCGATCGCATCGGGCCCACGATCACCACCGGGCGCTTGATCGGGCGGGAGAGAATTTCCGGGTGCCGCCTGAACCACATCTGCGCCCAGAGACGGTCGACCAGCACCTTGTGGAATTGCTGCATGGCCGAAAAATCGCCCGCGACGTTGAGCCGTGCCTCGGCATGGATCGAGTCCAGCAGGACGTCCATCGGGCCTTCGAACCAGCGGTCCCCGAAATCGTCCATCCCGGCAGCCTCGGTCGCCTGTTCGAGCAGGTAGTCCTTTTCCAGCCTTGCAGGCTGGATCAGGCCGAGCGCTCGCCCTGCGCCGACGAACTTTTCCGCTATGTCGATGAAAGCCGTGCGACGAGGTGGCTGGATCTTCTGCTGGTCCAAATTTCCTCGCCCTGTAGCCTCGCGCAGGGCCAAAAGCCCTTGTTGTCCAATTCCCTAGCCGCTCGCTTGTTCCGATCAACCCTCGCCGGCGGGTAACACGCGCGAGGAGTCTGGCATTTGCCGGCCCGAGCGGGCATAGGCCGCGGCCATGCACGACATCCGCATGATCCGCGATAATCCCGAAGCTTTCGACCAGGCACTCGAGGCGCGCGGCGCGCAGCCCGTGGCCGCCAAGATCGTCGCGCTCGATGCCGAGCGTCGCGACGTGTCCACCAGGCTGCAGGCGATGCAGGGCCGCCGCAACGAGGCATCCAAGGCGATCGGCCAGGCGATGGGCGCTGGCGACAAGGAACGCGCCGAAACGCTCAAGGCCGAAGTCGCCGAGATCAAGTCGGCCATGCCGCAGCTCGAGGACCGTGATCGTGCGCTGGGCGAGGAACTGAATGCCCTGCTGGCAGGCATTCCGAACATTCCGGCAGACGGCGTACCGGTCGGACCGGACGAGGATTCGAACCAGGAAGTCTCGCGCTGGGGCGACCAGCGCAATTTCGCTTTCGAACCCAGGGAACACGCCGACCTCGGACCTGCGCTCGGCCTCGAGTTCGAGACGGCGGCGGCGATGAGCGGCGCGCGTTTCGCTTTCCTGCGCGGCTCCATGGCGCGGCTCGAACGCGCGCTCGGCCAGTTCATGCTCGACATGCAGAGCACGGAGCGAGGCTATACCGAGTGCCAGCCCCCGCTGCTGGTTCGCGACGAGGCGCTATACGGCACCGGGCAACTGCCCAAGTTTGCCGAAGATCTTTTTAAAATCTACCGAAATTCCAATTGGCTAGAATTCCAGTTGAGAAAAATAGAAGAGAAAATCTCTGGTGATGCAACTCTTCGGGAGACAATTGAGGCAGCCTCGGAAGCTGAGCGGGAGTGGCGAGAAATGGGCGGAGATCGCCTATGGCTCATCCCCACCGCCGAAGTCTCGCTGACGAATTCGGTGCGCGATCAGATCATCGACGATCTCTCGCAGCCGCTGCGCCTCACCGCCCTCACCCCCTGCTTCCGGAGCGAGGCCGGCGCGGCGGGTCGCGATACGCGCGGTTATATCCGCCAGCACCAGTTCTCCAAGGTCGAGCTGGTTTCGATCTGCGAGCCCGACGACCACGAAGCCGAGCACGAGCACATGGTCCGTTCGGCGGAGCTCGTGCTCGAAGCGCTCGAACTGCCCTATCGCAAGATGCTGCTGTCGACTGGCGACATGGGCTTCGGCGCGAGGAAGACATACGACCTCGAAGTGTGGCTTCCCGGCCAGCAGGCCTATCGCGAGATCAGCTCGATCAGCTGGTGCGGCGACTTCCAGGCGCGGCGCATGAATGCGCGCTTCCGGCCCGAGGCTGGCGGGAAGAAGACCGAATTCGTCCATACGCTGAACGGCTCGGGCCTGGCGGTCGGACGCACGCTCGTCGCGGTGCTAGAAAACTACCAGCAGGAAGACGGCAGCGTCGCGGTGCCGAGCGTTCTTGCGCCCTACATGGGCGGGATCGAGCGGCTGGAGCCTGCCGCCTGATGCGCATTCTCGTCACCAACGACGATGGCATCCACGCGCCGGGCCTCGAATTGCTCGAAGCCGTGGCACGCGAACTGAGCGACGATGTCTGGGTGTGCGCGCCCAGCGAGGAACAGTCCGGCATGGGCCACGCGCTCACGCTCACTCGCCCCGTTCGCCTCAACAGCCACGGAGACCGGCGCTTTTCCGTGTCCGGCACGCCGACCGATTCGGTCATGCTCGGCATGCGCACGGCGATGGATGCCAAGCCCGACCTGGTTCTTTCGGGCATCAACCGGGGCGCGAACCTGGGTGACGACATCACCTATTCCGGCACTGCATCGGCGGCGATGGAGGGGGCGCTGGCGGGCGTCAAATCGGTCGCGCTGAGCCAGGTACTGGGCCGCGAAGCCGGTCGTGACGACGTGCCCGATTTCGCCGCGGCGCGCGCATGGGCGGTGCGCACGCTTCGCCCCCTGATCGACGCGCCCTATGCCGAGCGCACCCTGTTCAACGTCAACTTCCCGCCCTGCGCGGCAGAGGACGTGCGCGGTATCCGCGTGACGCGGCAGGGTTTTCACGACTACGATCGTGGCACGGTCGTCGAAGGGACGGACCCGCGCGGACGCCGCTATTACTGGTTCGGCCTCGACCAGATCGAACACACGCTCGACCATGGCACGGACCTCGAAGCCATCGACGAGCGTTACGTGTCGGTGACCCCGCTGCAACTCGACCTGACGCATTACAATTCCATCGGCCGCATCGCGGAGCTTTACGAATGAGCGCGGGTTGAGCCAGCCGCCCGACACCACCCTGCCGCAAGGCTTGCGCGGTCGCACCATACGCGGCCCCAAGTTCAAGCCGTTGCGCCGCGCGATCAGCCTGCCGGTGTGGGGCGATCTCGGCATAAGGCTCGGCCTCGCGATCTTCCTCGTCTTCATCGTGGTCATGATCCACTGGTGGGACAAGGAAGGGCTGGTCGACAATCTCGACGGCGAGGTCAGCTTCCTCGACGTGATCTATTTCACCATGATCTCGATCACGACTACCGGCTTCGGCGACATCGCCCCGATTTCCGACCGGGCGAGGCTGGTCGAGGCGGTCATCGTGACCCCGATCCGTTTCGCCGTGTTCTTCATTTTCGTGGGCACGGCCTACAACTTCCTCATCAAGCGCAGCTGGGAGAAATGGCGCATGGCCCGTATCCAGGAAAAGCTGTCCGATCACATCGTGGTTCTGGGCTATGGCGTCTCCGGCTCCGAAGCGGTCAACGAGCTGATCGAGCGCGGAACCGATCCGGCCTGCATCGTGGTCATCGACCCGAGCGAGGAGCGGCTGGCGGTCGCCGAGGCGCTGGGCTGCAACGTCATGGCGGCAGATGCGACGCGCGACGATACTCTCAACGCGGTTCGCATCGGCGAGGCGCAACGGGTGCTCGTATCGGCGGGGCGCGACGATACCTCGATCCTGATGGTCCTGACTGTCCGGCACCTCGCACCCGAGGTTCCGATCAGCGTCGTCGTGCGCGCGGAAGACAACGAACTGCTCGCGCGGCAGGCAGGCGCGAACAACGTCATCAATCCGGTGCGCTTTACCGGCCTGCTGCTGGCCGGCAGTGCGCGCGGCGCGCATATCAGCGAGTATCTGGCCGATCTGGCCTCGGTCGCGGGGCGCGTCCAGCTTGTCGAGCGACCGGCCAAGCCGGAGGAATTCGGCAAGCCGATTACTGAGCTCAGCAGCGGCGGAACCGGCCTGCGGATCTACCGCAACGGCGAAGCCCTGGGCTTCTGGGAGCCCGCTTGCCAAATCATGGAAGAAGGCGACATCATCGTCGAGATCGTGCCCACGGACAATGGCCACCCGAGCCGCCAGGATCTCGAAGAAGGCGGCGCGACCGTTCTCTAGCTCATCCGGTGATCCAGAACGCCAACCCCATCGCGAGATAGGCGCAAAGCCAGTAAGCCCAGTCGTAAAAAGCCGCGGATACCGGTCTGCCGTGCCGTATTGCCCCGATCACCAGCGCGGGCCCGATGAATGTCAGCGCCAGCCCGCCGGTCATCATGAAATACAGCCACGGCTTGGCCTCGAGTGTTTCTGCGCCGACCCGCGCAAGCATGTGGCCGACCATGACCGTGCTCACCACCAGCAGCAATGCGGCCAGACCATGCAGCCAGTAGGGCGGCTTCGGCATGGCCCGCTTGCCGTAGAAAGCCACGCCGAGCGCTGCGGCGACCAGCCAGGCGAGCGCGACTCCGATCCAGTTGACAGGTCCCATGGCGATGCCTCCTAGCGCAGCGACGCGTTTGGGTGTAGGGGGCGCGCCGTTCATGACCGATACCGCTACCTCGATCCCCGACCAGAAGAAGGTCGGCATGGTTTCCCTCGGCTGCCCCAAGGCGCTCGTGGATTCCGAACGCATTCTCACGCGCCTGCGCGCCGATGGCTATGCGATGAGCCCCGATTACGCCGGTGCCGACGTGGTGCTGGTCAATACCTGCGGCTTTCTCGACAGCGCCAAGGAAGAAAGCCTTGCCGCGATCGGCGAGGCTATCGCAGAGAACGGGCGCGTCATCGTGACCGGCTGCATGGGCGAGGAAGCCGACGCGATCCGCGCAGCCCACCCCCAGGTTCTCGCGGTAACCGGCGCGCACCAGTACGAGCAGGTCGTCGAGGCGGTGCACACCTACGCGCCCCCGTCGCAAGGGCCGTTCATCGACCTCATTCCGCAGCCGGACATCAAGCTGACGCCGCGGCATTACAGCTACCTCAAGATTTCCGAAGGCTGCAATCACTCCTGCTCCTTCTGCATCATCCCCGATTTGCGCGGGAAACTTGCCAGCCGCCGGGTCGATGCCGTGCTGCGCGAGGCGGAAAAGCTGGTTGCCGCTGGAACCAGGGAGCTGCTCGTCATCAGCCAGGATACCTCGGCCTACGGCGTCGATATCCGTCACGAGGAGCGCGACTGGAAGGGCCACCCCGTCCGGGCGCACATGACCGATCTCGCGCGTGAGCTCGGGCACTTGAAGACACCGCAGGGCGATACGCCGTGGGTCCGGCTGCACTACGTCTATCCCTACCCCCATGTCGACGCGGTGATCCCGCTGATGGCCGAGGGGCTGCTTACGCCGTATCTCGACATCCCCTTCCAGCACGCCTCACCGTCGGTGCTCAAGCGCATGAAGCGCCCGGCGAATGAGGCCAAGGTGCTCGAACGGCTGAAGGGCTGGCGCGAGATCTGTCCCGAAATCGCCGTCCGATCGAGCTTCGTGGTCGGCTTTCCGGGCGAGACCGAGGACGATTTCCGCTACCTGCTCGACTGGCTGGAAGAAGCCCAGCTCGACCGCGTGGGCGCCTTCCGGTTCGAGCCGGTCGAGGGTGCGCAGGCCAACGCGCTGCCCGATCCCGTGCCCGAGGAAATCAAGGAAGAGCGCTACGCACGGATCATGGAAGTGACCGAGCGGATCAGCGCCGCCAAGCTGGCCGCCAAGGTCGGCAGCACCATCCCCGTCATCATCGACGAGGTCGGCGAACCGGACGAGGATGGCGACATCGGCGCCACGGGCCGCAGCCAGGCCGACGCACCCGAAATCGACGGCGCAGTCTACCTCCGTAACGTCCCCGGATCGCTTGCATCGGGCGACTTCGTCGACGTCACCGTCGAGGACGCGGACGCGCACGACCTGTTCGGGGTTATCGCAGGCTCCTGAAGGTGATTGATCGGCGGGTCGCATCGATCGGCGCGATCGAATGCTCCCAGTTCTCGCGCACCTCGCCCGACAGGAGATAGGCGGAGCGCGGCGGCAATTCGACCTTCCGGCGATCGAACCCATCAGCCGTCCTGCGACGCAAACGCAGCACTGCCGGCGCGCCCAGCGAGAGCCCCACGACCTCGTCGTAATGCGGCCGGTCGCGATGCCAGCCGATCCCGGCTCCCGGGTCGTAGCGGATCAGCAACGCCTGACCGAATTGCCCGGGTTCGCGTTCCAATCGGGGAAGTAGCGTCGCGCGCAAGGCAACCAGCCAATCGGGCAAGTCCGGTGCGGGCACGGGGCGCGCATGCTGGTAATCGTAGGCGCTGCCGTAATGCGCGGTCAGCCGCTTGCCTTCCCACTGACCGAACTGGAACGGTGCGAGAGGTACTGCGTCGATCCGCTGCTCCAGCGCGGCCTCCGTCGCCGGATCGATCGCGTCTTCCACGAAAAGCAGTCCGGGTACTACCGGACCGGTGTCGAAGAGGAGTCCCTGCTGCGGCATGGCTCGGCATATAGGAACCACGCAGTAGGATTTCATCGGCTGGCCTTCGCCCCTGCCGAGCGCGTGGTCTTAGCCCACCTGCGAAAAACCCGGCCCCGTCGCGTGGACGGAGCCGGGCTCTTCACTTGTGCCGAACGGCTTACCTGCGCTTGAGTTCGGCGACGATGTGCGGCGCCGGGTAGATCTTCTCGAGCGCTTCCTGGACTGCTGCGGTCGAAACCGAAACCGTCCGGTTGAGCGTGCCATCGTAGCCGTAATTGCCGCCCAGCGAATGGATGTTGCCGTCGAAGGCAGCACCGATCACCGTGCCGTTGCGATCGATCACCGGCGAGCCCGAATTGCCGCCGATGATGTCGTTCGTGCTGACGAAGTCATAGGTGACGCTGGGGTCGATCTTCGCCTTGTTGGCGGCGAAGGCCGGGGCGAGGTCGAACGGAGCATTGCCGGTCGCACGCTCGAACGTGCCGCCCATAGTGGTCGCGATCGGCACTTCCTGGCCGCGCTCGGTCCAGCCCTTTACCTGTCCGTAGCTGATGCGCAGCGTGAAGGTCGCATCCGGGTATAGGCTGTCGCCGTAGGCTGCGAAGCGCGCATCGGCCAGCTGTCCGCCGGCGATCGCCAACGGCCCGCTGTAGGCTTCGCGCACCGCGGTGATCTGTTCGCGCTGTAGCGGGGCAAGCCTGAGCGCATACTGGATCATCGGGTCATCCGACGCCTGGATTGCTGCCAGCCCGCCGTCCCACAACGCCTTGCGGACGGCCGGATCGGCCAGCTTCGTGTTGGTGACCAGCCGTTCGGCCAGCTGTTCGGGGCTCTCGCGACCGAGCAGCAGCTTGCTCTGCGGATCGTCGACGCCGAGATATTCGCGCGCCTTCGAAAGGCTCCAGCCCATCATCAGCTCGTCGAGCCACGGGTAGATGGGCTTGGCGTCGAGCAGGCTCTTTTCCATCAGCGGCAGCGAGCTGTCGGTGTAGCCGGGCAGCCGTTCACCATTGGGCTTGCCGCGTTCCTGCGCCGCGAAAACCAGCGACTGTGCATAGGCGAACAGCTCGCCCGACGGCTGGTTGAAACGGTACGGGATGTAAAGGTCGCGATAGGCGGCGACCGCCTGTTCGACCGCAGCCCAAGGATCGCCGATCGCGTCGTTGTCCGCGCTCTGCGCCTTCAGGTCGGCTTCGGCTGCGGCAAGCTTGCCGGTGAATGCCGGATCGTTGAGCGCCTTGGTCCGCCCGATGTAGACCTTCAGGCTGTTCTCGACGCCGCTCAACGTGTCGAGCCCTTCGCGCGCATGTTCGGGGCTTTCGTCCATCGCACGGATCAGGCGCCCGCGCAGTTCCGAAAGGGTCGCCACCGTGATCGGCAGGCGAACCTCGCGCTCGAACGCGAGCTGGCTCTGCGTGTTGAGCCGGCTGGTCGAACCGGGGTTGCCGACCACGAAGGTCAATTCGCCTTCCTGGGGTGCGCGCGGGTTCCAGACCAGGTGATCCGGCGTGCTCACCGGCTTGCCGTTTTCGTAGGCGCGCAGGAAGCTCGCATCGAGCGAATAGCGCGGGAAGTTGAAGTTGTCGGGATCGCCGCCGAAGGTCGCGGCCCGGTCCTCCGGTGCCCAGACGAGGCGCACGTCCGAATACTTGCGATAGGTATAGAGCTTGTACTGGCCGCCGCCGAACAGCGTGACGACCTGGCAGCGCGTCGTCGCGAGATCGGTGCAGTTTGCCTTTTCGATCTCGGCGATCTTGGCATCGCGGGCACGGGCAAGTGCGTCACCCGACAGGCCTGCGAACGAGGCCTTCACGTCGCCGGTCACGTCGGTGATCTTGGTCACCACTTCGGCCTGCTGGCCGGGGCACATCTTCTCATCGCTGTTGCGCGCGGCGATGAAGCCGGCATCGAGCAGGTCTTCCGCGCTGGTCGAATTGTCGAACAGGCAGGTAGCGATGCAGTGGTGGTTGGTGAGGATCAGGCCCTTGGGCGAGACGAAGCTGGCCGAGCATCCGCCGGTCAGGCGAACGGCGCCCTTCTGCACCTTGTCGAGCCAGGCCTGGTCAGGGGCCCAGCCGTAAGTGTCGCGCATGGCCTCTGCCGGGAAATTATCGAAGGTCCACATGCCTTCGTCGGCCTTGGCAGGAGCAGTTGCGACCATGGCTGCCGCGACCGAAACGGATGCGAGGCAGGCGATGCGATGAAATCTCATTTATCTCTCCGGTTACAATGGAAACTGCTCTGGCTTCGATGCAAGGCGGAGTCCATTGCAAATGTAATCCGCTCCCCTCGGGAAACCGGAAGGCAGCTGGTCCGTTCGAAGACCACATGACCATTTCCATCCAGACCGATTTCGCATTCGAGCTCGAGCACACCACCGACGTACTCCTGCAGTTTGAAGCAGCGATCATCCCCGAACAGCAGCTGAGCGGCCTCTCGACCGAGATGTCGCGGGCAGAGCACATCGCCCGCGTGCCTGCGCAGGACGGGATCGGCGATCGTATCTGGGTCCGCGCCCAAGGCCGCTACGAGGTGAGCCACCGGGCCACTGCAGAGATCAACCGCATCGTGCCGAACCTGTCGGAACTGCGCGGTCTCGACCCGCACGACTTGCCGGGCGAGACGATCAAGTACCTGTTTGATTCGCGCTATTGCCAGGCCGACCGGATGCAGCATTTCGTCGAGGCGGAATTCGGCGATTGCGCCGGCGG containing:
- the serS gene encoding serine--tRNA ligase, which encodes MHDIRMIRDNPEAFDQALEARGAQPVAAKIVALDAERRDVSTRLQAMQGRRNEASKAIGQAMGAGDKERAETLKAEVAEIKSAMPQLEDRDRALGEELNALLAGIPNIPADGVPVGPDEDSNQEVSRWGDQRNFAFEPREHADLGPALGLEFETAAAMSGARFAFLRGSMARLERALGQFMLDMQSTERGYTECQPPLLVRDEALYGTGQLPKFAEDLFKIYRNSNWLEFQLRKIEEKISGDATLRETIEAASEAEREWREMGGDRLWLIPTAEVSLTNSVRDQIIDDLSQPLRLTALTPCFRSEAGAAGRDTRGYIRQHQFSKVELVSICEPDDHEAEHEHMVRSAELVLEALELPYRKMLLSTGDMGFGARKTYDLEVWLPGQQAYREISSISWCGDFQARRMNARFRPEAGGKKTEFVHTLNGSGLAVGRTLVAVLENYQQEDGSVAVPSVLAPYMGGIERLEPAA
- the surE gene encoding 5'/3'-nucleotidase SurE, which gives rise to MRILVTNDDGIHAPGLELLEAVARELSDDVWVCAPSEEQSGMGHALTLTRPVRLNSHGDRRFSVSGTPTDSVMLGMRTAMDAKPDLVLSGINRGANLGDDITYSGTASAAMEGALAGVKSVALSQVLGREAGRDDVPDFAAARAWAVRTLRPLIDAPYAERTLFNVNFPPCAAEDVRGIRVTRQGFHDYDRGTVVEGTDPRGRRYYWFGLDQIEHTLDHGTDLEAIDERYVSVTPLQLDLTHYNSIGRIAELYE
- a CDS encoding potassium channel family protein, translating into MRGRTIRGPKFKPLRRAISLPVWGDLGIRLGLAIFLVFIVVMIHWWDKEGLVDNLDGEVSFLDVIYFTMISITTTGFGDIAPISDRARLVEAVIVTPIRFAVFFIFVGTAYNFLIKRSWEKWRMARIQEKLSDHIVVLGYGVSGSEAVNELIERGTDPACIVVIDPSEERLAVAEALGCNVMAADATRDDTLNAVRIGEAQRVLVSAGRDDTSILMVLTVRHLAPEVPISVVVRAEDNELLARQAGANNVINPVRFTGLLLAGSARGAHISEYLADLASVAGRVQLVERPAKPEEFGKPITELSSGGTGLRIYRNGEALGFWEPACQIMEEGDIIVEIVPTDNGHPSRQDLEEGGATVL
- a CDS encoding DUF1761 domain-containing protein is translated as MGPVNWIGVALAWLVAAALGVAFYGKRAMPKPPYWLHGLAALLLVVSTVMVGHMLARVGAETLEAKPWLYFMMTGGLALTFIGPALVIGAIRHGRPVSAAFYDWAYWLCAYLAMGLAFWITG
- the rimO gene encoding 30S ribosomal protein S12 methylthiotransferase RimO, which gives rise to MTDTATSIPDQKKVGMVSLGCPKALVDSERILTRLRADGYAMSPDYAGADVVLVNTCGFLDSAKEESLAAIGEAIAENGRVIVTGCMGEEADAIRAAHPQVLAVTGAHQYEQVVEAVHTYAPPSQGPFIDLIPQPDIKLTPRHYSYLKISEGCNHSCSFCIIPDLRGKLASRRVDAVLREAEKLVAAGTRELLVISQDTSAYGVDIRHEERDWKGHPVRAHMTDLARELGHLKTPQGDTPWVRLHYVYPYPHVDAVIPLMAEGLLTPYLDIPFQHASPSVLKRMKRPANEAKVLERLKGWREICPEIAVRSSFVVGFPGETEDDFRYLLDWLEEAQLDRVGAFRFEPVEGAQANALPDPVPEEIKEERYARIMEVTERISAAKLAAKVGSTIPVIIDEVGEPDEDGDIGATGRSQADAPEIDGAVYLRNVPGSLASGDFVDVTVEDADAHDLFGVIAGS
- a CDS encoding alpha-ketoglutarate-dependent dioxygenase AlkB produces the protein MPQQGLLFDTGPVVPGLLFVEDAIDPATEAALEQRIDAVPLAPFQFGQWEGKRLTAHYGSAYDYQHARPVPAPDLPDWLVALRATLLPRLEREPGQFGQALLIRYDPGAGIGWHRDRPHYDEVVGLSLGAPAVLRLRRRTADGFDRRKVELPPRSAYLLSGEVRENWEHSIAPIDATRRSITFRSLR
- a CDS encoding S46 family peptidase; this translates as MRFHRIACLASVSVAAAMVATAPAKADEGMWTFDNFPAEAMRDTYGWAPDQAWLDKVQKGAVRLTGGCSASFVSPKGLILTNHHCIATCLFDNSTSAEDLLDAGFIAARNSDEKMCPGQQAEVVTKITDVTGDVKASFAGLSGDALARARDAKIAEIEKANCTDLATTRCQVVTLFGGGQYKLYTYRKYSDVRLVWAPEDRAATFGGDPDNFNFPRYSLDASFLRAYENGKPVSTPDHLVWNPRAPQEGELTFVVGNPGSTSRLNTQSQLAFEREVRLPITVATLSELRGRLIRAMDESPEHAREGLDTLSGVENSLKVYIGRTKALNDPAFTGKLAAAEADLKAQSADNDAIGDPWAAVEQAVAAYRDLYIPYRFNQPSGELFAYAQSLVFAAQERGKPNGERLPGYTDSSLPLMEKSLLDAKPIYPWLDELMMGWSLSKAREYLGVDDPQSKLLLGRESPEQLAERLVTNTKLADPAVRKALWDGGLAAIQASDDPMIQYALRLAPLQREQITAVREAYSGPLAIAGGQLADARFAAYGDSLYPDATFTLRISYGQVKGWTERGQEVPIATTMGGTFERATGNAPFDLAPAFAANKAKIDPSVTYDFVSTNDIIGGNSGSPVIDRNGTVIGAAFDGNIHSLGGNYGYDGTLNRTVSVSTAAVQEALEKIYPAPHIVAELKRR